The following is a genomic window from Spirochaeta cellobiosiphila DSM 17781.
CAATATTTGCTAAAGGACTCGCTTTTAAAATTGCATCAAAAGTAGATGATAGAAAGAAAAAGATAGTACTTATGCTACTCATTTCTACCTTAATGGTTGTTGGAATGTGTTTCTTTATGTCCTTGTTTGGTGCCGTTCAGAATGTAGGTTTTTCCAATAGAACAGTTGCTGTTTGGCTTGGTAATATACCTAAGAACTTTATTGTGGCTTTACCGCTTCAAATCATAATTGCAGGACCCATTATACGTTTTAGTTTTAGAAAATTATTTCCTGTTGGATGTATTAATTAAAGCTTAATATCCTCCTTGTCTTATTGGCAGGGAGGAAGTTCAAAGACAGTAGTATCTATAATTACTTGCTGTATTTCTTTTTTCTCCTAAAGGAATTTAATGATAGTTAAAAAAAAGTAACAAAATCATTACAATTATGACATTAAGACATAGTGAAGTTGTAAATCCTAATGCTATAAAATTACGGACTTTATTTTGACACTTCTTAAAATACTTTTTAGCAAGGGGAAATCTCGTGAAGATAATAAAAAAAATAGTTCTTATTGTATTGGCTATTCCCGTAGTCCTGATCTTATTAGTTGGTTCTATCTTATTTTTTAATTCCAGATTTGAAATGAAAGGGGAAGGGGACTTCTTTTACACAAAGACCGAGGGAGCTTCCTTGCCTGTACTTGTTTCTGGTAATGAAAATTCTTCAACTTTTATTGTGTTTTTAGCTGGAGGACCAGGGGATTCTGCCCTTCTTCAGCATGTGTATATTCCTATGACTGAGTTAGAAAAAAAATACAGAGTTGTCTATTATGATCAACGGAATGCAGGTCGATCAAAGGGCAAATTAATAAAAGAGAAAGTAAGTCTCGAGCAGAGTGTAAAGGACACAGCTCATATTGTTGATCTCATTAAGGAAAAATATAATGATCCTTCCATCGTTCTCATGGGACATAGTTGGGGTGGGGCTTTAGGTTCGGCCTACTTATTAGACGAAGAGCATCAAAAAAAGATTGCTGGATGGATTGAATTGGATGGGGGCCATAACTGGACAGGTATGGAAGCCAAATCTCGTTTATATGCCATG
Proteins encoded in this region:
- a CDS encoding DUF2798 domain-containing protein; this translates as MPINKRESLIFTSLMCAFMVFTMSIYNIGMATGYSLETISHAWLGFPLAYIIAFILDWFIVSIFAKGLAFKIASKVDDRKKKIVLMLLISTLMVVGMCFFMSLFGAVQNVGFSNRTVAVWLGNIPKNFIVALPLQIIIAGPIIRFSFRKLFPVGCIN
- a CDS encoding alpha/beta fold hydrolase, which translates into the protein MKIIKKIVLIVLAIPVVLILLVGSILFFNSRFEMKGEGDFFYTKTEGASLPVLVSGNENSSTFIVFLAGGPGDSALLQHVYIPMTELEKKYRVVYYDQRNAGRSKGKLIKEKVSLEQSVKDTAHIVDLIKEKYNDPSIVLMGHSWGGALGSAYLLDEEHQKKIAGWIELDGGHNWTGMEAKSRLYAMEYAAQHQDEEKWQEASQFYKENPVINSSNIVQHALYLQASHAYAPEGTSDLDSFTISLPEMLLSYYYNVVNSNYRTYKLATIMDTFSINLTDELYRIKTPTLIVWGQKDYRISVDFAHEAYEKIGASQKSLVILPHSGHSPVTDDFDLYINSVIDFIDSLSL